CGAGCCTGATTGTCGGGCAGGAGCTCTAGGTGTACCTCTCGGAAGGTTACAGGTTCGCCCCCCGATAGGTCGGTCAGTTCTGGTAGTGTCAGGTTTTGGAGCCGCTTTTTCACAAGTTCGGCATCAAACGCCTGGTTAATCGCTGCTTCACTCAAGGTAACCTGGGCAACAGCCTGGGTGGGGTGCTTCAGGCGAATGGTGCCGCTCAAGACCGAACGAAAGTCGATTGCCACTGCATCGGTCTCAAAGGTCATTTCTTCTACTTGGAAGTCCTTGCGAATGACTAGACCCCGACCCTGCATCTTGAAGCTATCAATACTCCCTTGCAAAATTTTGCTGGAGGGGAAACAACGAACGACGACATCCACTGCATCGCAGCGAGTAAACAGGTGACGAATGGATTGACTGGCAACCGCATTGAGTACCTGCTCGCCGAAGTCTGTCCCAGGGGGCGTTGTTAAACCAGTTAGGGCACCAAACATGTCACTTTGCAAATGGAACTCATGCCCTATTTGTAACAAAATATTAAGGAACTGGCAATTGCTGACGGTTTAGCCAGGTGCAGAGCGGCGATCGCGGGTCTTTGGTATGATGGACATCCGAGGGGCAAACCCCGCTGTTCCATGGGGTCAAAAGAACTTCAAGTGTGGTTGTTCAAGCAGTCTGTGAGCCTGAGATGACCCTAAGCCTCTGCATGATTGTCAAGGATGAAGCCCAGAACCTGCCCCATTGTCTGGCGAGTGTGCGGGCAGTGGTGGATGAGATGGTGGTACTGGACACCGGTTCTAGGGATGGGACACCGGAGATTGCCCAAGCACAGGGTGCCAGGGTTTATGACTTTGCGTGGGGTGATGATTTTGCTGCCGCCCGCAATGCGGCACTGAAGTATGTCCAGGGTGATTGGGTGTTGGTGCTGGATGCGGATGAAGTCCTGTTACCCGAAATCATTCCTGCCCTCAAAAAAGTGATTCAGCATCCCCACTATTTGTTGGTGAATTTACTGCGTCAAGAGGTGGGGGCGGGGCAGTCTCCCTACTCACTGGTTCCCCGATTGTTTCGCCATCATCCAGCGGTGCATTTTTCCCGCCCCTATCACGAAAGTGTAGAAGAAAGCATTGCCCAAATGCGGCAGCGGGAACCCCAGTGGCAACTGCGCTATTTGCCTCAGGTGTCAATTCTGCATTCTGGGTATCAACCGACGGCGATCGCCGCTCGGAATAAGTTGAACCGTGGGCGCTCGATCATGGAAGCCTATTTAGCAACCCATCCGGGGGATGCCTACCTCTGTAGCAAGCTCGGGGCACTCTACGTCCAGAGTGGTGCCTTAAAGCGGGGGATCACCCTCTTGAAGCAGGGATTGGAGGCAGCTCCCACGGAGGCAGCTACGATCTACGAATTGCACTACCACTTGGGAATTGCCTACACCCAGTACCCGCATCCAGAGCAAGCCACCGCTCACTATCAGGCAGCTCTCCAGCAGGGTATTCCCGCCCATCTGAAGCTGGGAGCCTACAATAACTGGGGGAGCCTGTTGAAGGATCAGGGCGATCTAACAGCTGCTCAAACCGCATTTGAAGCCGCCCTGGAGATTGACCCTGGGTTTGCCATCGGCCACAACAATCTGGGGCTGACCCTGAAGGCTCTGGGAAATCTACCCGCGGCGATCGCCCACTATCAGGAAGCCATTCGCCTCAAGCCCGACTATGCCGAGGCTCACCAAAATCTAGCCGTGATTCTGTTGAAGTTAGGCCAGGTTGCAGACAGCTTGGCTGCGTTTCGTCAGGCGATCGCATTACATCAACAACAGGGGTCGCCAGAGGCCGAACGGTTACGCCAGGGGATCACATCCATGGGGCTACCCTTGTAACCAGTTGGGACTTGGGCTGGGCAACCGTTCCACTTGGGATGGATTAAAGGGGAGGAATCGACTGTGTCAGCTTCTAGTGAATTATCCCCAGCGGGTGCGGGTTACACCCTGCCAGTTTTTGCCTGTGCCGCCGCGATCGCAGCTTTAAAGTATTTACTCCAGCCCCAGTCCCTGCGTGAGGTGACCGTTAACCTGGTGGAACCAGCCGTAAGCGTTGAGATTCCCATTGAGCAGGTTGCTGGCTTACCCGATGGCTCGGTGCTGGCCATCACCCGCAGTGAACCCGGAGCCAACCTCGATCTCACCCGCCACACCCCCCGTGTGGGCCTTGGTGCAGTGGCAAGCTGAGGAGACGGGAGACCTGCTGCAAATCCGGGGGGGAGAGGGAATCGGAACCGTGGAGACAGAGGGGGGGAGAGCCGCCATTTATGCCTATGCCCAAAGACTGCTGCGAGAGAATTTGAGCGGCATCCTGCCACCCGATCGCGGGATCACCGTCACCCTGATTCTGCCAGAGGGGCGATCGCTGGCGATGCGGACAGCCAATGCCGCCTTCGGCGTTGTCGAGGGGCTTTCACTGCTGGGCACCACGGGCATTTCCCAACCCCTGAGTGCGCCCGCGCAATTGGCTGACTTTCGGTCTGAACTCCAGCAAAAAGCAGGCCAATATAAAACGCTGGTCTTCTGCGTCGGTGAGAATGGTTTAGATCTCGCGCTCCAGCTGGGGATAGAGGCCGATCTCCGCCTCAAAACTGCCAACTGGCTGGGGCCATTGTTGGTGGAAGCCGGGTTGCAAAAAGTGGAGGCGATCTTGCTCTTTGGCTACCATGGCAAATTATTGAAACTTGCTGGTAACATCTTTCATACCCATCACCATGTGGCCGATGCCCGTCTCGAAATCCTTACCGCTCACTGTGCCAACCTGGGATTGCCCCCCAGGGAACTCCAGACGATTTTTGCCAGCGCGACCGCGGAAGATGCTCTCAACCATTTACGGGAACTGGATGTCCACACCAATCGTTCCTGGGTAAGCCGGGTCTATGGGGCGATCGCAGATCGCATTGATCAACGGTCTCAAGCCTATATCTACACCCACAGTGAACAGTCCGTCGCCATCGGTTGCCTACTGTTCGATCGTCGCCGTCAGGTGATTGTCACCAGTGAAAGGGGATCGGTGCTGCTCCGGCAGATGACCAGATCCTAGTTGTCAACAAGGATACACCGTGCCAATCATACAAAATGATAGGGCGGCAGGGCTTCACTCCGTTGTAACTGCCAATGGGGACTCAGGGTTTGCCACACCTGGAGCTGCTGATCTAGGGTTGGCTCCAGGGCGAGATCGATCAGAAGATAGAATCGCTCCCCCTGATCCTGAACTTCCCCGGCTCTTAGATCGGGGTAAAATTGGGCGATCGCAGCGATCACGGCTTGCCGCTCCTCGATCTGTTGCTGCTGTTGGGCCAGTTGGGTTTGGTAGCGCTGTTTTTTAGCTAGAAAATACTCTCGCCCCTGCCCCACCTCAGGAGCACTGGGTGGGGCAGGGGCGAAGGGCTGCGGGATCAACTTCAAGATGTATTCTGCTTTCCCAGCAACGCTGGCGAGTTTCTCCAGGTAATCCTGCCGATGGGAGTCCAGATAGCTCAACAGCGCCTCACAGGAACCAAAACGAGTTCCAAATCGCAGCGGTAGTAGCGGAATTTGCGCAAACAATTCCCGTAGGACGCGATCGTGGGAGACGACCGCCTGGATCAATTGCTGATCTTCCTCGGGCAAGCCATCGGGGAATAGCGCTGGTTCTACCACCGCCGCGATCTCTCCCTGACTGATCAACGCCACCGGGTTAGCAAAGCCTGCGGGGAACCTGAGGGGCGTTGTTGGGGTGTGGCAAAAAGCGTAGGTATACATCCAACCTATCCTCGGACGCTGTCAATTTTTAGTTGATGAACCAAGCGGCTTAGAGGGGGTAATTTTATGAGGATTTTCTACCCCTCAAAAAATTCTTGACAGACTACTAAAGCCTTGATTGGCACCCCATTAACGACAGGGGACTACCACTGCTGCCACTTCTCAGCTTGTAGGTTAACATGCACCGCTAGCTAAGTGCATCGTTAATGCCGTCAACGGGTAAACCACGCCACTTTCTGGGATGGCTAATGTCACCAGAGTGCCCCAACATTTTAGAGGATGTTTTAAAACGTCTTCCTGGGTGTATCCAACCACTCTGACCACCTAGAGACCGCTACGACAGAATCAGGGTTTATGGATTTTAGATTGCACCACTGAGTCGTATTTGAGGCTCGACCTGACCCTTTTAAAACATCCTCTGATGGTTCCCGGTGCAGAGAGCGATCGGGCTTCAGGGGTGTTCCTTGCTAGATATACAATTGAGCCATCTTCAGCCATCTCCCGATTGAAAACCGATTCTCTGTTTTATCGCTTATTCTCCACGGCTCCTCATTTGCTGTTTGAATTGCTGGGAGATTCTCCGGCGGTTCCCTATCAGTTCCAATCCGTGGAAGTTAAGCAAACCGCCTTCCGCCTGGATGGGATTTTTTTGCCCCCGGCTGCTGATCCAGATTTGCCAATCTATTTTGTAGAAGTCCAGTTTCAGCTTGATCCAGATCTTTATCGGCGTTTGTTTGCGGAAATTTTTCTATTTCTGGCTCAAAATCCCAGGATTCGTCATTGGAAAGCAGTGGTAATTTTGGCACGGCGATCCATTGAACCGAAGCAGAAGCTGGCCTATGTCTCACTATTAGAGAGCGATCAAGTGGAGCGCATCTACTTAAATCAACTCCCCCCAGACTCGGGATTACCCGGCATTAATTTAGTGAGGTTAGTGGTGGCGTCTCGCAGGCAGGCGGCGAAGCAAGCCCGTAAACTCCTGACGCAGGTTGAGCAAGGTGAGCCGTGGCTGCCGCAGGGAGTACTATTGGAGTTAATTGAGACGATAATGGTCTACAAGTTTTCTGAGTCTAGCCGGGAGGAAATCGCCAAGATGCTGGGGTTAGCAGAATCCATTACCCAAACCAGGGTTTATCAGGAAGGTAAGTTAGAAGGAAGAGCTGAAGGCAAGCTAGAAGGCAAGCTAGAAGGAAGAGCTGAGGGCAAGCTAGAAGGCAAGCTAGAAGGAAGAGCTGAGGGCAAGCTAGAAGGCAAGCTAGAAGGAAGAGCTGAGGGCAAGCTAGAAGGGGAGCGATCGCTGATTGTTCGTCTACTCACTCGCCGCATGGGCACCCTATCCCCTGGGGTACTGACTCAACTCCAAGGGTTATCCCTAGAGCAAGTGGAGGCGTTAGGCGAGGCTTTGTTAGATTTTGCCACCCCCGCCGATCTAGATAACTGGTTGAAATCTCTTTAAGGGCTGGGGAAAACGGCTCTGGGAGCGATCGCGTTATTTTCTCGGAGCATCGAGCTTTTTTCCCCAAGGGGGAAGCTATTTTGTAAAACGTTTTACAATTTTTCTCGGCGATCCGAGTTCCTTACTCGACTGCTTGGGTTATGAGGTCAAATGTTCCAGCCTTGATGCTTGGGGCTTGGGATTTGACCTGCGTTTTTTGCGATCGCCGGATGAATTGAGGATGAATTTAAACTGATGTCAGTTCAGGGACGGGACGCTTACTGTGGCGAATTTCAGTAATGGCGGTGGCGTAATCCTTGGCTTTGAACACCGCTGAACCCGCAACAATGGCATTGGCTCCTGCTTCTAGCACCTGCCAGGTGTTATTGCCCTTCAAGCCCCCATCGACTTCAATCCAGGGATCCAACCCCCGCTCTTGGCACATCAGCCGCAGCTTTTGGATCTTGGGCACGACACCAGGAATGAAACTCTGGCCGCCGAAACCAGGGTTGACACTCATAATCAGCACGAGATCACAGAGATCTAGGACGTACTCAATTAATTCCAGCGGTGTGGAAGGATTGAGCACCACTCCTGCCTTTTTTCCCTAATTCCCGAATTTGACCGAGGGTACGGTGTAAGTGCGGGGACGCATTATGCTCTGCATGCACCGAGATCAGGTCGGCACCAGCCTTCGCAAAGTCCTCGACGTACTTTTCCGGTTCTACAATCATCAAATGGACATCGAGGGGCTTGGCGGTCACCGGACGAATGGCTTCGACAATCAGCGGGCCAATGGTGATATTCGGAACGAAGCGACCATCCATCACATCGACGTGAATCCAGTCAGCACCTGCCGCATCCACTGCCCGAATCTCGTCTCCCAGACGACTAAAATCTGCTGATAGGATGGATGGAGCAATAACAATCGGCTTTGGGGACTGTGCTTGAGGCATGGTAAGCATTCTCTCCTATAGTCGGCTTTTGGTTGTCAACGTAACAAAATTCTGGTGGGTACTTTGACCCTAAGGGCACAATATTTTTAGATTTACTTAAGATTGTATCGGAGAAGATCCCGTGGCAGGCTCACAGATCCTAAAAAAACTGGCCGGGTTGGGGGGCTTGATGGGGCTGGCTGGACTCCCCGCCCTGGCACTGACCGTCACGGATGCCATTTCCCCAAACGGCATTGATGCCCTGCGGCTCCACCAGGCTCCCTATAACCTGCTAGGGCGTAAGATTGCCATTGGTCAAGTGGAGGTGGGGCGACCCGGACAGTTTGGGGTCGATAAGGCGGTTTCACGCTACCGAGCGATCGCCATCACCCAGGTATTTTTTCGCAATCATCCTGCCAAAACGAATACCAACGTTGATTCCCACGCCCAGAGTGTAGCTGGGATCATGATTAGTAAGGACAAGGCGCTACCGGGAATTGCCCCCGCTGCCCGTTTGTATGCTTCCGCAGCGGGAACCACACGGCGAGACGGGCAACCGGAGGACTGTCTTTCGGCCCAGAAAATCGCCGCGCAAAATGGGGGGGATGTGCGAGCCATTAACTTTAGCTTTGGCGAGTCCTTGCAGCATGACCCCCGCCCGATCTCCGTGCTGGATGGTAATGCCTTACTGACTCAATGTGTGGATTGGTCCGCTCGAGTCCATGATGTCCTCTATGTTGTGGCTGGCAATCAGGGGAAAGGTGGTATTCCCATTCCCACCGATAACTTTAATGGCATGAATGTCGCCTACACGATGCGGCTTCAGGGCATTTATACCAAGGTTGATTTTGCCAATATTAGTGATCCGGCCGCAGGATTCGTCCGCCGAATTGTGGGACAAGAAACCAATCTGGGTCGCCGGGGATCGGTAAGTCTGGTGGCTCCAGGGAGTCAGGTCTCTCTTTTGGCCTTTGATGGTCGGATCATCCGGGGCAGTGGCACTAGCTTTGCTGCCCCCATGGTGACCGCAACGGTGGCGCTCCTCCAGGAATGGGGCGATCGCCAGCTGCGCCAGCACCACCCTCACTCGGGGGATGGACGCCCGACGTCATGAGGTGATGAAGGCTGTGTTAATGAATGGCGCTGAAAAGCTCAAAGATGCAGGCAATGGTCTTACCTTGGGCATGAGTCGCACCATCCTCACCAAGGACAATCGCTCTTGGCTTCAGTCCCCAGCCTTCCAGGATCGCACCATTCCCCTCGACAATCAGATGGGGACGGGGCAACTGAACGCCTTTCGGGCTTATCAGCAGTTCAGTCCGGGGCAGTGGGGACCAATGGCTCCGGTTCCGGCGATCGCCTGGGATTACCGCACCGTTGCCCTAGAATCAGGGGGAACCGCTTACCAGGATTATGTGCTGGAGCGACCTCTAGCCCAGGGGAGTTATCTGTCAGCTACCCTGGCCTGGGATCGGCTTGTGGAGTTGCAGGATCAAAACCATGACGGGGAATATAACCAGGGAGAAAGTTTCCGCGATCGCGGCCTCAATAACCTCGATCTCTATCTGATGCAGGCGACTGAGAACGACTCCTCCAAAAACCTCTGGTCTTCCGAAAGCTCGGTCGATAGTGTGGAGCATCTTTTCTATCAGATTCCCCAGACAGGACGCTATAAAATTCGGGTGCAGTTTCGCCAGCCAGCTGCCGCTGAGGTTCAGGCCGTGCAGTCCTATGCCTTAGCCTGGTGGGCGGTGCCTGCCCGCTAGTCCTTACTAGCCATGCTTGAGTTCTGAATCAAATATCTTTAACGTTGCAAGATCTCCTGAGCTGCTCGAATCCCACTCTCGATCGCCCCATGCACCGTGGCAGGATTACTCGCCGTCACCGTGGCTTCTCCGGCAAAAAACAGGACGGACTGGATGGGTGTGGCTAAAATTTGTCGGGCTCCGTAGGCCCCCGTGGGGACATAACTATAACCCCCCCCGCGTCCAAGGGTCATCAATCCAGGAAATCCGTCGCCCCTTGACCAGATCTTGACGCGGGCGATCGCTGCCAAACAGCCGACAGAGATCTGCCACAGCCAGCTGCAAAGCTTCGGCTTCTGAGACTGCATTTAAGGCTAGGGCGCGAGCTCCCCCCACAAACGCCGTTAAGACCGGGTGGGCATCGGGGCGCTGGTAACTGGGAGACCACCACACTGGCACCGTCCCCAACCCCATATACAGACTCACCTCCGGCTCCCAGAAACATTCTCGAAATGCCAGTTGTAATTTCACCGCTGGCCCCATTCGCAGGGCTTGAATCGCCTGTTGTTTTGCGGTTGGTAAGGCTGGGGTAAAGTCAATAGTCTGTTGTTGCAGCAGAGCCAGGGGAACCGTAATCACCACTTGATCGGCAGTGTAAAGCACGGGCTGACCCTGGGCGATCGCCCGAATTTCTAGGGGGGTGACATCCCAGCGTACCGATTGCACAGCGGTCTGCTGATGAATGGTTAATCCCTGGGCGAGGTGATGCAGAACGTGGTCATAGCCGTCCCGGAGGCGAAAATTCCCTGTGCCGGCATGGTGAACCCGCATTTCGTGAGCCCAGTCGGCAACCCCCAAGTGCTCCGGAGCCGCCAGATAGAGGTTCGCCAAAAGGTGTGCCCCGATCCGTTGGGCTTGGGGGGTGAGTCCCAATTGGGACAACCAGGTTTGCAGGGAGCGATCGGCAGCCAGGGGATCAATCGTTGCCAGTTCCTGATCTTCAAGACCGAAGACGCGGGGTAGATCGGGCCAGGTGATCACATCTTCATAGCGATAGAGGGTGCCGTCCTGCTCATAGGCGTAGCTGCTGAACTTGGGCACTGGAATCGTCTCGGCCCCCAGTTCCCTCACCCATTGCCAGGTCAGGGCGCGATCGCCGTGGATGAATTCAGCACCATTCTCGATCGGAAAATTACTGAAGCTGCGATCGGTCCACACCCGCCCCCCTAGGCGATTCCGGGCTTCTAGAAGGGTGACAGCCTGCCCCGCTGCCTCAAGGGTGGAACCCGCTGCCAGTCCCGCTGCCCCCGCCCCAATAATCAGCGTTTGTCCCATCTCGATCAACCGCCCTAATGACAGGATGACTGCTGAGAAGCCGGAACATCCAGGGCTGGATTGGCCGCAAAGAAACCCACGGGCTTGAGCATGAACCCAATATAGGCAACAGGCATCACCGGCCAATCTTCAGGACGGGGAATGTGATGGTGCCCGAAGTTGTACCACACGACTAAATCAGTATTGTCAAGGCTGCGATCAGCCTCAGTCCAAGCCGGGAGTCCGGCACCGCCGGGATGTTGATTCGGGTAATCCCCCGCTGGATAGTTTTCCTGGGGATGGTAGGGGGTGACCCACAAATGCCGGGTCATAAATCCAGCCCGTTTGAGAATCCAAGCCTGGGGATCGGCAAAGGGGAGAATATTCTCACCGGGTTGTAATTTGTAACTCACAGGTTTTCCCAAACGATTCAGCACCGTAGGATTGACTATTTTCCAGTACCGTCCCGCCAGGGGATCAATGCACCGTTGGGCTTGGGACTCCGTTGCCAGCAGCGTCTCCTTGGCAATAAATGCATTGCCATAGGGGTTGTCTGGCCCCAGGGGCACAGCCTCGGTATTCACCTCGACGACGGAATTGTTTTCACCATCAATGGTCATATCCAGCCGCATACAGAAAAAATGCTGGTGAAAGAGGGCGTTTAACTCCGGAGCCACCAAAGTTCCGTACTGGGGGGTATCGTCAAGGGCAGCACAGAGGAGAATTCCCGTTAGTTTCACCTCATATTGGATCGTGCCATCCTGATAGAAGTACCAAAAAAAGCCGTACTCATAGTTGTCAATACTGGTAATAAACGACAATACCAAGCGCCGCGATCGCCGCACTTCTGTCCGATCAATTCGCCAGTCCTGATGTTTCCAGAGAATGCCATAGTCCTCCTCATGGAGACAGATGGCATTCTCAATCACCACGGGTTCTCCGCGACTGGTGTGCACCACCGCATCAAAATAGTGAATCTCCCCCAGGCAGTCACAACCCAGTTTGAGGGAATTGGTCAAAGAACCAAGGCCAATTTCACCAACATCAAAGGCATTTTTACGAAAGTGTTGTGGCCGAGGATCGCCGTAGGGCACTACCATCTCCGCCATGGAAGCTCGATATAAAATCGGGCGTAACTGCCCCTGATCTTCATAGCCCAGGGTATACAGAACTAACCCTTCTCGGGGATTGAAGCCCAAGCGAAATTGCCACTTCTGCCAGCAAACCTGATGCCCTACCACCGTAAAGCTAGGCCCCTCTGGCTGCACAATCTGGAGAGACTTGAGATCCTCCCGATAGGTGGGCACAAATTCCGGTGCGTAGTTACCCGCCGTGGGGGGCACGGGCACCTTTCCCCGATCTTCAATCTGTACCACCTGCATTTGATTTAAATCTACAATCGCAACTAAGCCATCGATCGGGTGGGCATAGGCATTATCCGTGGGACTGGTTCTCAACCAACACAGCGATCTCGCCAGTCGCACCCCTGCTTCCTCCGCAAACCCAAAATTCCCTGGTAACCACGGGTCTACCATCACCAGATCGAGATTGGCAATGCCGCGTTTGTGTAGAGCAGCCTGGAACTCCGGGTTGGCCTTAATCACCGCTTCGCACTCAACGACCTCATCCGGCATGATCCGAGGCTGTACCCCCGGAATCAACGTCCACGATAGGAGCCGCTGCTGCGTCAATGAGGCGATCGCCTCGTAGGTAGCTCCCATCTGGTTATCCAAAACCACCACAAAGGCTTGCCGCTCCATCGGATCACCCAGTTGGAAGTCCCGAACCACTGATTTGGGAGGTTCGTGTAAGGTGACGATGGGAAACCGCACCTGCGACCCCAAACCTGGTTGCTGCCGGATCAACGCCACAGCGGCGACAATTTCTGCTGCCGTTAAAGGATCTAGAGGGTGCAGGATCGGGGCATCCGGAGTTGATGCAGCAGCACAATTGATGGTCATAAGGAGTTGCCAGTAAGCTGCTCTCCAGGGAAGGGATCGGGGGAGAGCCGAAGCCTAGTCTATCAGGGACATCCTGCCAGCGGCATTGCCAATTGAATCCACTAGAATTGAGAGTACTGTCTGAAGACTGGGTATTCCCGTTTCAACCTAGCGCTGGCAGCTTCACCATTGACCCTCAATTTTATGACTCTCTCCCCTGAGCAGGACACCCCCGTTCCTAGCACTACCCCGATCTCAATTCGGGAAATGACCATTGACGATATTGCACCGGTCTATCACCTGGGAGAGAGCCTGTTCACCAGCGACCTATACCCCTATCTCTACCGAACCTGGGATGAATGGGAAGTCATTGGTTTGTATAACACTGACCCAGAGTACTGTCTGGTGGCAGAAGCCGATGGTCATCAAATTGCGGGGTTTATTCTGGGCACTGTGATTAGCAAAGCCCCCTGGGTCTATGGCTACATCATTTGGCTCGGGGTCGCAACCAATTTCCAGCGGCGGGGGGTGGCGGATAAGCTCGTGGATAAAATTGTGGAGCGGATGATTGAAGAAGGAGCACGGTTTTTGTTGGTGGACACCGATCCGGCCAATATTCCCGCAGTCAAGTTCTTTGCCCGGAAAGGGTTTGGCAATCCCCGCAAGCATATTTTTCTCTCGATGAACCTCGGTAAACATGAGTACTATGGGAGGCTGATTGCCTATGAACGGGACAAGGCGGAACGAGTTCGGAGCCGTGCCCGCCATCGCCCCTAGATTCAGACCTATAAATTCAGGGTAGTAAGTCCCACCACAACCTGACTCCGGGAAGGCTTGCCATGGGGGACGCGAGTATGTCACAGTCATACCCATGACAAGGGGAAAACGCACACACGCAGCAGCACTGGAAGTCAGACTGCTTCGCGAAGGAATTGTAGAGTCAACCCACCAGGTTCAGGCAGTTGTCTGTGACGACCGAGGGCGGGTCTTATCTGTTGCAGGCAACGCTGAGACAGCGGTGTTTGCCCGATCTACCCTCAAACCATTCCAAGCCCTTGCGGTCACCACCACGGGCACCTTAGAGCGCTTTGGTCTCACCGATCGCGACCTGGCAATTATTTGTAGTTCCCATCAGGGCACCTTGGAGCAGGTGCGCCAGGTGTTTAATGTTTTATGGCGCTGTGACATTGATCCTGCGGCGCTCCAATGCCCCATACCTGAGGGGAAACAGAGTTCCCTGCAATATAACTGTTCGGGGAAACATGCTGGGATGCTGGCGGTGTGTCAGCAATGTAATTGGCCCCTGGATACGTATCTACAACGGCATCACCCGGTACAACGTCTTATTCTTACCAAGGTTGCTGAAGTCCTGCGGATGCCCGGTGAAGAATTTATCGGTGCCCACGATGACTGTGGTGCTCCTACCTATTTGTTGCAACTGGGCCAGGTGGGTACCCTCTATGCCCACTTGGCCTCTGGTAGTAACTTGGATATGGAACGTATCCTCCGAGCCATGACCCATCACCCCCTCATGGTCGCTGGGGAACAAGAGTTTGATACCGCACTGATGCGGTTAACCCAGGGAGAATTGGTGAGTAAGGCCGGAGCCGAAGGGATGCAGTGCATTGGTCGCATGGGGGAGGGCATGGGTCTGGCGATTAAGGTCATGGATG
This region of Neosynechococcus sphagnicola sy1 genomic DNA includes:
- a CDS encoding GvpL/GvpF family gas vesicle protein, with the protein product MYTYAFCHTPTTPLRFPAGFANPVALISQGEIAAVVEPALFPDGLPEEDQQLIQAVVSHDRVLRELFAQIPLLPLRFGTRFGSCEALLSYLDSHRQDYLEKLASVAGKAEYILKLIPQPFAPAPPSAPEVGQGREYFLAKKQRYQTQLAQQQQQIEERQAVIAAIAQFYPDLRAGEVQDQGERFYLLIDLALEPTLDQQLQVWQTLSPHWQLQRSEALPPYHFV
- a CDS encoding FAD-dependent oxidoreductase, giving the protein MTLGRGGGYSYVPTGAYGARQILATPIQSVLFFAGEATVTASNPATVHGAIESGIRAAQEILQR
- the cbiD gene encoding cobalt-precorrin-5B (C(1))-methyltransferase CbiD, whose amino-acid sequence is MWALVQWQAEETGDLLQIRGGEGIGTVETEGGRAAIYAYAQRLLRENLSGILPPDRGITVTLILPEGRSLAMRTANAAFGVVEGLSLLGTTGISQPLSAPAQLADFRSELQQKAGQYKTLVFCVGENGLDLALQLGIEADLRLKTANWLGPLLVEAGLQKVEAILLFGYHGKLLKLAGNIFHTHHHVADARLEILTAHCANLGLPPRELQTIFASATAEDALNHLRELDVHTNRSWVSRVYGAIADRIDQRSQAYIYTHSEQSVAIGCLLFDRRRQVIVTSERGSVLLRQMTRS
- a CDS encoding DUF2993 domain-containing protein — protein: MQSDMFGALTGLTTPPGTDFGEQVLNAVASQSIRHLFTRCDAVDVVVRCFPSSKILQGSIDSFKMQGRGLVIRKDFQVEEMTFETDAVAIDFRSVLSGTIRLKHPTQAVAQVTLSEAAINQAFDAELVKKRLQNLTLPELTDLSGGEPVTFREVHLELLPDNQARIFAKTNLPNTADVPISLIVSLGIERRRRIVFQNPRFDPAPVPEPLQSLSQTLTMAFAQVLDNMVDLDRFDLDGVTLRLNRLETQGKKLLFSGYAQIEHFPGSG
- a CDS encoding Rpn family recombination-promoting nuclease/putative transposase; the encoded protein is MVPGAESDRASGVFLARYTIEPSSAISRLKTDSLFYRLFSTAPHLLFELLGDSPAVPYQFQSVEVKQTAFRLDGIFLPPAADPDLPIYFVEVQFQLDPDLYRRLFAEIFLFLAQNPRIRHWKAVVILARRSIEPKQKLAYVSLLESDQVERIYLNQLPPDSGLPGINLVRLVVASRRQAAKQARKLLTQVEQGEPWLPQGVLLELIETIMVYKFSESSREEIAKMLGLAESITQTRVYQEGKLEGRAEGKLEGKLEGRAEGKLEGKLEGRAEGKLEGKLEGRAEGKLEGERSLIVRLLTRRMGTLSPGVLTQLQGLSLEQVEALGEALLDFATPADLDNWLKSL
- a CDS encoding glycosyltransferase: MTLSLCMIVKDEAQNLPHCLASVRAVVDEMVVLDTGSRDGTPEIAQAQGARVYDFAWGDDFAAARNAALKYVQGDWVLVLDADEVLLPEIIPALKKVIQHPHYLLVNLLRQEVGAGQSPYSLVPRLFRHHPAVHFSRPYHESVEESIAQMRQREPQWQLRYLPQVSILHSGYQPTAIAARNKLNRGRSIMEAYLATHPGDAYLCSKLGALYVQSGALKRGITLLKQGLEAAPTEAATIYELHYHLGIAYTQYPHPEQATAHYQAALQQGIPAHLKLGAYNNWGSLLKDQGDLTAAQTAFEAALEIDPGFAIGHNNLGLTLKALGNLPAAIAHYQEAIRLKPDYAEAHQNLAVILLKLGQVADSLAAFRQAIALHQQQGSPEAERLRQGITSMGLPL
- a CDS encoding cobalt-precorrin-5B (C(1))-methyltransferase: MSASSELSPAGAGYTLPVFACAAAIAALKYLLQPQSLREVTVNLVEPAVSVEIPIEQVAGLPDGSVLAITRSEPGANLDLTRHTPRVGLGAVAS
- a CDS encoding flavin monoamine oxidase family protein, translating into MGQTLIIGAGAAGLAAGSTLEAAGQAVTLLEARNRLGGRVWTDRSFSNFPIENGAEFIHGDRALTWQWVRELGAETIPVPKFSSYAYEQDGTLYRYEDVITWPDLPRVFGLEDQELATIDPLAADRSLQTWLSQLGLTPQAQRIGAHLLANLYLAAPEHLGVADWAHEMRVHHAGTGNFRLRDGYDHVLHHLAQGLTIHQQTAVQSVRWDVTPLEIRAIAQGQPVLYTADQVVITVPLALLQQQTIDFTPALPTAKQQAIQALRMGPAVKLQLAFRECFWEPEVSLYMGLGTVPVWWSPSYQRPDAHPVLTAFVGGARALALNAVSEAEALQLAVADLCRLFGSDRPRQDLVKGRRISWIDDPWTRGGL
- a CDS encoding S8 family serine peptidase, translating into MAGSQILKKLAGLGGLMGLAGLPALALTVTDAISPNGIDALRLHQAPYNLLGRKIAIGQVEVGRPGQFGVDKAVSRYRAIAITQVFFRNHPAKTNTNVDSHAQSVAGIMISKDKALPGIAPAARLYASAAGTTRRDGQPEDCLSAQKIAAQNGGDVRAINFSFGESLQHDPRPISVLDGNALLTQCVDWSARVHDVLYVVAGNQGKGGIPIPTDNFNGMNVAYTMRLQGIYTKVDFANISDPAAGFVRRIVGQETNLGRRGSVSLVAPGSQVSLLAFDGRIIRGSGTSFAAPMVTATVALLQEWGDRQLRQHHPHSGDGRPTS